A DNA window from Zingiber officinale cultivar Zhangliang chromosome 3A, Zo_v1.1, whole genome shotgun sequence contains the following coding sequences:
- the LOC122050468 gene encoding pentatricopeptide repeat-containing protein At5g56310-like yields MATLSLFTQMIKFRLRPDRIAFIEILMACSHVGMIDTAIIGFNCMKTVYGVEPKAEHVGCLVDALSRGGYLDKARSVLESMLFETNASAWHALLGGCFAHGDYELGVVVARHLIELEPLEESGYVALQKLYAITGRTEGALKVRKLMCDLDIKQSSGASMIEVEGAACEFLAGTL; encoded by the coding sequence ATGGCTACTCTTTCCCTGTTTACGCAGATGATCAAGTTCAGATTGCGACCAGATAGGATTGCCTTTATCGAAATTTTGATGGCTTGCAGCCATGTAGGCATGATTGACACTGCTATCATCGGCTTCAATTGCATGAAGACGGTTTATGGAGTTGAGCCAAAGGCAGAACATGTTGGATGCTTGGTGGATGCTCTTTCTCGTGGGGGTTATCTCGATAAGGCGAGATCAGTGCTTGAGAGCATGCTTTTCGAAACAAATGCTTCTGCTTGGCATGCACTTTTAGGTGGATGCTTTGCTCATGGTGATTACGAGTTGGGCGTAGTGGTGGCGAGGCATCTCATTGAGCTTGAGCCACTAGAGGAAAGTGGATATGTAGCTCTGCAAAAGTTGTATGCGATTACTGGTAGAACAGAGGGTGCATTGAAAGTGAGGAAACTGATGTGTGATTTGGACATCAAACAATCCTCAGGAGCAAGCATGATTGAAGTGGAAGGAGCAGCGTGTGAGTTCTTGGCAGGAACACTATGA